The following are encoded in a window of Spirochaetaceae bacterium genomic DNA:
- a CDS encoding energy transducer TonB, whose amino-acid sequence MSNIYIRPYKYLNRSLKPLAIRHKKARRRSFLWLAVVSSLLVHLVFLAAILLINLPQTNYYTALTLSSASPYLTIITFPAAVAPTEEPDEAITSSQPIINGPAIVSNVVPPVSSARPANPPATRPAPIANAAAANPVLPVTPPPLPAAEPVVPQSFQLSSLVLNAAGRSFREWPNFNFYLPDNFTALQKNVTIELTITGDGRILDTTIITSSGNTMLDNRLLSIVQLASFTERVNTPLQVATLTIHF is encoded by the coding sequence ATGAGTAATATTTACATACGGCCTTACAAATACCTTAACCGCAGCCTAAAACCTTTGGCCATTCGCCATAAAAAGGCGCGCCGCCGCTCATTTTTATGGCTGGCCGTTGTTAGCTCGCTTTTGGTGCATTTAGTTTTTTTGGCCGCTATTCTGCTTATTAATTTACCGCAAACCAACTACTATACGGCTTTAACTTTAAGCAGTGCCAGCCCTTATCTTACTATTATTACCTTTCCGGCAGCTGTAGCCCCAACCGAAGAACCCGACGAAGCCATAACCAGTTCTCAGCCTATTATTAACGGGCCGGCTATAGTGAGTAACGTTGTACCGCCTGTTAGCTCCGCTAGGCCGGCCAATCCACCGGCAACCCGCCCTGCCCCCATAGCTAACGCAGCGGCTGCTAACCCGGTGCTGCCTGTTACTCCGCCACCTTTACCGGCGGCCGAACCGGTTGTACCGCAAAGTTTTCAGCTAAGCTCGTTAGTACTTAATGCGGCGGGACGCAGCTTTAGGGAATGGCCTAACTTTAACTTTTATTTACCGGATAACTTTACCGCCTTACAAAAAAATGTTACAATAGAGTTGACTATTACCGGCGATGGCCGTATTTTAGATACAACCATTATAACTAGTAGCGGTAATACTATGCTTGATAACCGTTTACTAAGTATTGTACAGTTAGCTAGTTTTACCGAGCGGGTTAATACGCCCCTTCAGGTTGCTACCTTAACCATTCATTTTTAA
- a CDS encoding biopolymer transporter ExbD: protein MNNKLKSSLKTQLSLPLAPLLDIIFIVLFFLLMNARPAEYNSFQFGDEAVNTSQSIIVNIDDEIKIDNQVVLLEDFTGKLQQLTVDGGPAQLILVASPEVSYGRLINIINLISQTGHIYNISLAIEELAAN, encoded by the coding sequence ATGAATAACAAATTAAAAAGCAGCCTTAAAACACAGCTTAGCTTACCGCTGGCCCCTTTACTCGATATAATTTTTATCGTGCTCTTTTTTTTGTTAATGAACGCTCGGCCGGCCGAGTACAACAGCTTTCAGTTTGGTGATGAGGCGGTCAATACAAGTCAATCTATCATCGTTAATATAGATGACGAAATTAAAATAGATAACCAAGTAGTTTTGTTAGAAGATTTTACCGGCAAGCTTCAGCAGCTAACGGTAGATGGCGGCCCGGCCCAGTTAATTTTAGTGGCCAGCCCCGAAGTAAGTTATGGCCGGCTTATTAATATTATTAATTTAATAAGCCAAACCGGGCATATTTATAATATTAGTTTAGCTATAGAAGAGCTAGCCGCTAATTAA
- a CDS encoding MotA/TolQ/ExbB proton channel family protein has translation MLELIRNNLPALMPIFVLSFISVIIMIERFFYFYSIKEDNEVTRRSGSLYAQGKNEQALEALGTAHNSAERAVLRYAIENRFLLDDVLRQRLEIIAGNRITLMENRVSFLAAIANIATLIGLLGTIVGMIVAFNAIYRAGSSNPYLLAGGIGQALITTAAGLATAIPNLLAYHYFAEVIGRKVDRLNNLIAEILSSKGSRL, from the coding sequence ATGCTAGAGCTTATTCGTAATAATTTACCGGCTTTAATGCCTATTTTTGTTTTATCTTTTATAAGTGTTATTATTATGATAGAGCGTTTTTTTTATTTTTATTCTATCAAAGAAGATAACGAAGTTACCCGCCGCTCCGGTTCGCTTTATGCCCAGGGGAAAAATGAACAAGCGCTCGAGGCGCTAGGAACGGCGCATAACTCGGCCGAGCGGGCCGTTTTGCGTTATGCCATCGAAAACCGTTTTTTACTAGACGATGTGTTAAGGCAGCGGCTAGAGATTATTGCCGGCAATCGTATCACTTTAATGGAAAACCGTGTTTCTTTTTTAGCGGCTATTGCTAACATTGCCACCTTAATCGGCCTGCTAGGTACGATTGTAGGTATGATAGTGGCCTTTAATGCTATTTACCGGGCCGGCAGCAGCAACCCCTATTTACTGGCCGGCGGTATCGGCCAAGCCCTTATTACTACTGCCGCCGGACTGGCCACAGCTATCCCCAACTTGTTAGCGTATCATTATTTTGCCGAAGTTATTGGCCGTAAGGTTGATAGGCTTAACAACTTAATAGCCGAAATTTTAAGCAGCAAAGGTAGTCGTTTATAA
- a CDS encoding methyl-accepting chemotaxis protein — translation MQLNLRAKNVLLICGSIMLVFILGFSILSNSVYRRAYAESLRLAESNAEKVSNFINIAATVNMMMSESLSNSIEAAIKTFEPALRDKFVETRIGIEATDMAGAFDFLFIILEAGVLDGSHTGSWFVDNSGRFFKGVDGNGRINNNGLDGNFGLYQQVRQSNRIELIDPFIFNNELYVAMAVPIHDEQENFAGVVAAGIKMTTLQQALITVQNTMQIDDAYGFIVTSGFISIPGLRGAEPTAIRNLFEADIVRRIEQNLVRGEDMSAQFYNSRTDERSLLVLVPFLPFGIEVGDGWMAGYVLPMRVVTASAYNIITVLVLIGVIIIIVSSLLVMSTISRIVKVIITNKDYLDNLAAGDMTFKIDNKLLQRSDEIGVMTRSVAAVESRLAQVVGDTNKIVAIIEHTATEIHSASGIISTSSSEQAASTEEASASVETMSSAITQSVNNVSHTEKIAKEAANKATQGGITVNQTSEAMKIIAEKITMIEGIAKQTNLLALNAAIEAARAGDNGRGFAVVAGEVRKLAEHTAFSAAEISELSKNGLTLAQSAGELINAIVPQIQQTAQLIREVAVAGKEQRNSIEQFDKMMQLDIETTQRNASSSEELSASAELLKEQAKKLKGMMAFFKVSAEEVRLEYKS, via the coding sequence ATGCAATTAAATTTACGGGCTAAAAATGTATTACTTATTTGCGGCAGTATTATGCTGGTTTTTATTTTAGGTTTTTCTATTTTAAGCAACTCTGTTTACAGAAGGGCCTATGCCGAAAGTTTACGGCTAGCCGAAAGTAACGCTGAAAAGGTTTCTAATTTTATTAACATTGCGGCAACTGTTAATATGATGATGTCCGAAAGCTTATCAAACAGTATAGAGGCTGCTATTAAAACCTTTGAGCCGGCCTTGCGTGATAAATTTGTTGAAACCCGAATAGGAATAGAAGCTACCGATATGGCAGGAGCATTCGATTTTTTATTTATTATCTTAGAGGCGGGGGTATTAGATGGCTCTCATACCGGTAGCTGGTTTGTGGATAATAGCGGCCGCTTTTTTAAGGGGGTTGATGGTAATGGCCGCATAAACAACAACGGCCTTGATGGAAACTTTGGGCTGTATCAGCAGGTTAGGCAAAGTAACCGCATAGAGTTAATCGACCCTTTTATTTTTAATAATGAACTTTATGTAGCCATGGCTGTACCTATCCATGATGAACAAGAAAATTTTGCGGGCGTGGTGGCCGCCGGCATTAAAATGACTACGTTGCAGCAGGCTCTTATTACGGTGCAAAACACCATGCAAATTGATGACGCTTATGGTTTTATAGTAACCAGTGGTTTTATAAGCATACCCGGCCTTAGAGGAGCCGAGCCGACGGCAATTAGAAATTTATTTGAGGCCGATATAGTTAGGCGCATAGAGCAAAACCTTGTTAGGGGCGAGGACATGTCGGCACAGTTTTATAACAGCCGTACCGATGAAAGAAGCCTGTTAGTGTTGGTTCCCTTTTTACCTTTTGGGATAGAGGTGGGTGATGGCTGGATGGCCGGCTATGTTTTGCCTATGCGTGTGGTTACGGCTTCGGCCTACAATATTATTACCGTACTCGTTCTTATTGGGGTAATTATTATCATTGTAAGTAGCCTTTTGGTTATGTCTACGATTAGCCGTATAGTAAAGGTAATTATTACCAATAAAGATTATTTAGATAACCTAGCTGCCGGCGATATGACCTTTAAGATAGATAACAAACTTTTACAGCGCAGCGATGAGATTGGGGTAATGACTCGTTCGGTGGCAGCGGTAGAAAGTCGTTTGGCACAAGTGGTGGGCGATACCAATAAAATAGTAGCAATTATTGAGCATACAGCCACCGAAATTCATAGCGCCAGCGGGATAATATCAACCTCTAGCAGTGAGCAAGCAGCCAGCACTGAAGAGGCGAGCGCCAGTGTAGAAACAATGAGCAGCGCTATAACGCAAAGTGTTAATAATGTAAGCCATACCGAAAAAATTGCCAAAGAAGCGGCCAATAAAGCCACGCAAGGGGGTATTACGGTAAACCAAACGAGTGAAGCTATGAAAATAATTGCCGAAAAAATTACCATGATTGAAGGCATAGCTAAGCAAACTAATTTGCTGGCCCTTAATGCTGCTATCGAGGCGGCTCGGGCCGGTGATAATGGGCGCGGCTTTGCCGTTGTCGCCGGCGAGGTGCGTAAGCTGGCCGAGCATACGGCGTTTAGCGCTGCCGAAATTAGCGAACTGTCTAAAAATGGTTTAACTTTGGCTCAAAGTGCCGGCGAGTTAATTAATGCTATTGTACCGCAAATACAACAAACCGCTCAGCTTATTCGTGAAGTAGCGGTTGCCGGTAAAGAGCAGCGCAATAGTATTGAACAATTTGATAAGATGATGCAGCTGGATATAGAAACTACTCAACGTAATGCTTCATCAAGTGAAGAGTTATCTGCTAGCGCCGAACTGCTTAAAGAGCAGGCTAAAAAGCTAAAGGGAATGATGGCCTTTTTTAAGGTGAGTGCAGAAGAGGTTAGGTTAGAGTATAAAAGTTAG
- a CDS encoding Uma2 family endonuclease, translated as MSGLPIQSYYTIEDYNRLTEEGGLRYQLEDGLLLMSPSPSGSHQRLLLKLGSQLEYHFKDGECWVFPDFDVQLFPDEDTIYCPDLLVLCDKLKYTERKIIGAPNFIIEIFSPSTGGFDLSDKREQYQRAGVKEYWVVRSPNLVYTYLLNSSGHYEETIYRNKASIAVRSFTGLTLSFDILQK; from the coding sequence ATGAGTGGGTTACCAATTCAATCTTATTATACGATAGAAGATTATAACCGCCTTACCGAAGAAGGTGGTTTGCGTTATCAGCTTGAAGATGGGTTACTCCTTATGTCGCCCTCACCTAGCGGCAGCCACCAACGACTACTTTTAAAGCTAGGCAGCCAGTTAGAGTACCACTTTAAAGATGGTGAGTGCTGGGTTTTCCCCGACTTTGATGTGCAGCTCTTCCCCGATGAAGACACCATTTATTGCCCCGATTTACTAGTGCTATGTGATAAATTAAAATACACAGAGAGAAAAATTATCGGCGCTCCTAACTTTATTATAGAAATATTTTCACCCAGCACCGGTGGCTTTGATTTAAGCGATAAGCGCGAACAATACCAACGGGCCGGTGTTAAAGAATATTGGGTAGTGCGTAGCCCAAACTTAGTTTATACTTATCTACTTAATAGTAGCGGCCACTATGAAGAGACTATCTATCGTAACAAGGCAAGTATAGCGGTAAGAAGCTTTACCGGTTTAACTTTAAGTTTTGATATACTCCAAAAATAA
- a CDS encoding flagellin, whose amino-acid sequence MIINHNLSAINANRHLNMVNSRQIHTISQLSSGLRITRAADDAAGLAVSERMRAQIRGTNQAVRNANDGISFVQTAEGFLQGTTEALQRMRELAVQAANGIYSEFDRASIQAEVDQLFEELNRIAEQSQFNGLTLFDGSFSNNGGIAASFHIGANMDQRIGVNLNDMSVVGLGLAGAFGEGGVSVATADNANSAIGMLDGALMVVTRERANLGAFQNRLELLVNSQMNASQNMQFSESQIRDLDMAGAMVDLMRENILMQASMAMLAQANQRSQMVLSLLN is encoded by the coding sequence ATGATAATTAACCATAACCTAAGCGCTATTAATGCTAACCGCCATTTAAATATGGTAAATAGCCGGCAAATTCATACAATAAGCCAGCTTAGCAGTGGTTTGCGCATTACTAGAGCGGCCGACGATGCCGCCGGTCTTGCCGTCTCCGAACGAATGCGGGCGCAAATACGCGGCACCAACCAAGCCGTACGTAATGCTAACGATGGTATTAGCTTTGTACAAACCGCCGAAGGTTTTTTACAAGGCACCACAGAGGCCTTGCAACGTATGCGCGAGCTAGCGGTGCAAGCTGCCAACGGTATTTACAGCGAGTTTGACCGTGCCAGTATTCAGGCCGAAGTTGATCAGCTTTTTGAAGAACTTAATCGTATAGCCGAGCAATCGCAATTTAATGGTCTTACCCTCTTTGACGGCAGCTTTAGCAATAACGGCGGTATAGCGGCCAGTTTTCATATTGGGGCCAATATGGACCAACGTATTGGCGTAAATCTAAACGATATGTCGGTAGTAGGGCTTGGCCTAGCCGGCGCCTTTGGCGAAGGCGGTGTCTCGGTGGCTACGGCCGATAATGCCAACAGTGCCATTGGTATGCTAGATGGGGCGCTTATGGTAGTAACCCGCGAGCGGGCTAATTTAGGAGCTTTTCAAAACCGCTTAGAACTTTTAGTAAATAGCCAAATGAACGCCAGCCAAAATATGCAATTTAGCGAAAGCCAAATCCGCGACCTTGATATGGCCGGAGCAATGGTAGACCTTATGCGTGAGAATATTTTAATGCAGGCCTCTATGGCGATGTTAGCGCAGGCGAACCAACGCAGCCAAATGGTGTTAAGTCTTTTAAATTAA
- a CDS encoding ABC transporter substrate-binding protein, whose amino-acid sequence MKKRVSLLVLSAIFFACNSSASFNGTTFVFASNSFADNTLDPLLSLNNETTSRIVFTALYEGLLRRDQAGNIIPAIAESWHINDSHTTFTFSLRPNLSFSNGQPINMRMIILNFTQWIRGWEAFPTIQIIDELTFSIHFNRPFRGCGNDVCNGGLSFI is encoded by the coding sequence ATGAAAAAAAGAGTTTCGTTACTGGTTTTATCGGCTATATTTTTTGCCTGTAATAGTTCTGCAAGCTTTAACGGTACTACCTTTGTTTTTGCCAGCAACAGCTTTGCAGACAACACCCTAGATCCACTTCTTAGTCTTAATAATGAAACAACTAGCCGAATTGTCTTTACAGCTTTGTACGAGGGTTTACTTCGCCGCGATCAGGCCGGTAATATTATTCCTGCCATTGCCGAAAGCTGGCATATTAATGATAGTCACACTACTTTTACTTTTAGCTTACGGCCTAATTTAAGCTTTAGTAACGGCCAGCCTATTAATATGCGTATGATTATTTTAAATTTTACTCAGTGGATACGGGGATGGGAGGCATTTCCCACTATTCAAATTATCGATGAGCTCACTTTCTCTATCCATTTTAATCGACCGTTTAGAGGTTGTGGGAATGACGTTTGTAATGGGGGATTATCGTTTATCTAA